In Onychostoma macrolepis isolate SWU-2019 chromosome 14, ASM1243209v1, whole genome shotgun sequence, a single window of DNA contains:
- the dele1 gene encoding death ligand signal enhancer, producing MWRIQSLVGRVLSRCHGNAQLRLSQGHHVEDEVISSSILTSGRHASDSSSSHRGEDGQKKKRTSRFCYTGLPRYSALDAVGWGAAAVLFVQLCRRIHSQLSSDQNPGVTRIRDAGLVQKCSYRVLVDVLSRPNALSGDVAKCLCEALQAPESRDSDRSHGNSDGDVTSDLQTAHSSDDQQEEPASAASHSNETLFPEQPEPEERLSLDAAAQNLRLVADSSVPVILNIIGLESARAGDYETAFSCFLASAQHDYSKAQFNLGVCYERGRGVQADLSKAVHYYRRAAVAGHRQAQYRCAKLLLGSRGQQSSETDAAAALSFLQTAADAGLTEAQVFLGVVLSQRSDCDERKCVHYFRMAAESGDSVALVCLAQCYETGFGVSPCLQTAVRLYHQAAAGGNQQARDKLRDGRSRDVLRSIRSAPCFSAIGQLHLDSMFPQESHDEKPCPQQRSDQSQPLPHSWSTGSLSVLPSITLQMLRADSSRKLWTLGV from the exons ATGTGGAGGATTCAGAGTTTAGTGGGCAGAG TGTTGAGCCGTTGCCATGGAAACGCTCAGCTGCGTCTGTCTCAGGGTCATCACGTGGAGGATGAGGTTATCAGCTCCTCCATCCTGACCAGTGGACGTCACGCGTCTGACAGCAGCAG TTCTCACAGAGGGGAAGACGGTCAGAAAAAGAAGCGAACATCTCGCTTCTGCTACACTGGACTGCCGAGATACAGTGCTCTGGATGCAGTGGGATGG ggcgCCGCTGCGGTTCTCTTCGTGCAGCTCTGTCGCAGGATTCACTCGCAGCTGTCCTCGGATCAGAACCCCGGAGTGACTCGGATCAGAGACGCTGGACTCGTGCAGAAATGCTCCTACAGAGTCCTGGTTGACGTCT TGTCCAGGCCGAATGCTTTATCTGGCGATGTGGCAAAGTGCCTCTGTGAGGCGCTGCAGGCTCCAGAGAGCAGGGACAGTGACCGTAGTCATGGTAACAGTGATGGAGacgtgacctctgacctccagACGGCGCACAGCTCTGATGACCAGCAGGAGGAGCCGGCGAGCGCCGCGTCACACTCCA ATGAAACTCTTTTTCCCGAACAACCGGAACCAGAG GAGCGTCTCTCTCTCGATGCAGCAGCGCAGAATCTGAGACTCGTGGCAGACAGCAGCGTTCCTGTAATCCTCAACATCATCG GTCTGGAGAGCGCGAGAGCGGGCGACTACGAGACGGCCTTCTCCTGCTTCCTGGCCTCGGCGCAGCACGACTACAGCAAAGCTCAGTTTAACCTGGGAGTTTGTTACGAGAGAGGACGAGGAGTGCAGGCTGACCTCAGCAAG GCGGTGCATTATTACAGACGCGCTGCAGTTGCTGGGCACCGTCAGGCTCAGTATCGCTGTGCTAAACTCCTCCTGGGCAGCAGAGGGCAGCAGAGCTCAGAGACGGACGCAGCAGCGGCGCTCAGCTTCCTGCAGACGGCCGCAGACGCCGGACTCACCGAG gcTCAGGTGTTTCTGGGTGTGGTGTTGTCGCAGCGCTCGGACTGTGATGAGAGGAAGTGTGTGCATTATTTCCGGATGGCGGCCGAGAGCGGG GACTCTGTGGCTCTGGTGTGTCTGGCTCAGTGTTATGAGACGGGCTTCGGTGTTTCTCCGTGTCTCCAGACCGCTGTCAGACTCTATCATCAGGCAGCGGCCGGCGGAAACCAGCAGGCCAGAGACAAACTGAGAGACGGACGCAGCCGAGACG TGCTGCGCTCGATCCGATCAGCTCCTTGCTTCTCTGCGATTGGCCAGCTGCATCTCGACTCCATGTTTCCTCAAGAGAGCCATGATGAGAAGCCCTGCCCACAGcagcgatctgaccaatcacagcCGCTTCCTCATTCCTGGAGCACAGGAAGTCTGAGTGTGCTGCCCTCCATCACGCTTCAGATGCTCAGAGCTGACAGCAGCCGCAAGCTTTGGACGCTCGGGGTGTGA